AGCGCCCGCGCAATATAGCCGCCATAGCGGGCAATGTTGGCGCGGCGCGTATCGAGCTCCGCCCGAGCCTTGACAAAAAGTTTGGCCGCATCGTCGTAGCGATTTTCCGTGCCGGAGAGCATCGCTTCGATGAGCGTCGCCCGCGCCTGCTGGTGGCGATCCAATCCTCTTGCCCCGGCAGCCTCCAGGGCTTCGCGGGTCTTCTGGCGGCCATCGAGCGTCACATAGCTTTCCGCGAGGCTCAGCCATTCTTCCGCAGTTCGGCTTTCCAGCGGTTTCGCTTCAATCTGGCCCCGTATCCGGCGCTGCTCCTGAGCCGTACGATCCGTCGGCGGCAACCAGCGGAAGCTATCGCGAAGCTGCAGGCTGAACAGCATCTGCTCGCGCTCCTTCGGCTTGGCGATGATGATCTTCGCCGGGGCCTTGCCGATCGAGGCAACTGCGCCCTCGCCTTGGGCGACTTCAACGCTGCCGAATTCGTTTTTGAGCTCGACCTTGCCTTCCAGCACGATCAGCGATGTCTTGCCATCTGCTCCGACAGTCAGCGTCCAGTCCGTGCCGCGGATAGCCGCCGCTGCCGCCGGCGTATCGACGGTCAGCCCTTGGCCGCCACGCTCGGCGCGGGCCCAGATCGTGCCGGATTGAAGCTGAAGATCCGTGTCGCCGTCCGTTCCCATGGACTTCACGAGAAGCGATGTGTTGCGGCCGAGCCGGACCTGGGTGCGATCCGCAAAAAGCACGGCAAGCTGCCCATTGGCATTGGTACGCAGCACGTCCCCGGTCAGCAGATCCTGCTGCAGATCGACATAACGCCAGCCAGAGACATCGACGAACCGGACTTCCTCACCGGTTTTGCGGGCGATAACGGAACCGGCGGCGGGCAGGTTGCGTGGCAGCGGGTCCGCCAGTGCCGTCGTGGCAAGGCAAAGTAAAACCAGCGCAAAAAGCCGCCCCGTCAATGCATGCGTCATGCAAGTTCCCCGTATTGCACAGTGGATCACTGGCCAGCACGGTAGAAAAAGTCAAGTCAACGCGATGTTACCCAGGTTGCTTTACAGATCGAGTGTCATAAGAGGGAAACAGTAAAGTCGGGAACAATGTCGCTCCAGCGGCAGGATTCTCGTGCGACAAGTATCACCCCGTCGTCGTCCTGCTTTCCTCTGTGCTGCTCGTATAACGAGATAGGGTTATTGCGGGTCGTTGCGCATGAGAAAGCCCCGAAGCGCCGCAAGGCCTTCCTGAAGATCAAGATGGCCGAAGCCGATGCGCAGGCAGTTTTGCGGCACGGGGCCGAGTTCCGAGCGGTAGACGCTCGATGGCAGGAAGAAGACACCCGCTTCCTCGACAAGCCTCTGCGTAAATGCCTCGACACCCTCCGGTCCCTTGTAACGAATGAAGGCGACGCAGCCGCCATCTGGCTCTTTCCAGTCAAAAAGGTGAGGGAAGTCGGCGAAGAAATCATTGAGAAGGACGATATTGCTGCGGACGATGCCGCGGGTGCGGGCAAGGATGATCTCGCGATTGCGCAACGCGATCCGGGCGAGGACTTCCGAAGGCGCAGAGTTGCAGATCGAGAGGTAGTGCTTGTAGCGCTCGAAACGCTGCAACAGATCCCGGTCCTTGCACGCGATCCAGCCGATCCGCAGGCCCGGCAAGCCATAGGCCTTTGACATGACATTGAGCGAAAGGCCGCGCTCATAGGTATCGACAGCCTGCGGCAGGCGCAACTCCGGTGCGCGCTCGATCAGCCGGTAGACCTCGTCGCTGAAAAGCCAGATACCATGCTGGCGGCAAAGCGCCACCAGTGCATCGAAGATCTCGCGCGGCAGAATCTTGCCGGTGGGGTTGTTCGGGAAGTTGATCGAAATCAGTTTGGTGTTGGGGCGGATCGCCGCCTTCACTTTGTCGATATCGAGCGACCAGCCGTTCTCCATATCAAGCGCCACGCCGCTAACGGCGCAGATGGAAAGCGGAATCGTCTCGGCCGCCTGGTAATTGGGCGTGATGACGATCGCGTGGTCTGCGGGCGTCAGCAGCACCTTCATGGCGATGTAGATGCCTTCTTCTGCTCCGGCGAAGCAGATGACATCATCCGGCGCGACCGTGTCGTAGGTCCGGCTGATTTCGGCTCTCAACGCCGGTGCCCCATAAGTCTGGGTGTAGCTCAGGCTGAGATTGTCGAATTCATCGCGCTCGGCATCATCGGCCATTGCGATGAGATCGGGCAGACGGAGGCTTTCGGCGTCGGAGCCGGTGAGATTGTATCGGGCGACGAACTCCCATTTCGACATATAGGCTTCAAGTGCAAAATCACGCATCGATCCCTCGGTCATTCGGTATCTCCTGAAGCTTGGGCCCGGCTGCGGGCAGCGGAAAGGCGATTGTAGATAGTTGCGCGCGACAGGCGCAGGATTTCGGCAACATGGGGAACCGCCTTGCGGATTTCGAAGATGCCGCGTGCCTCAAGGAGCATCAGCAGATCGTCGATATCGCCGCTGGTGAGGCCGGCAAGCGTGGTGCTGCGGGAAGACAGATGTTCTCCGATCGCATTGTTGATCGTCTCGCGCCAGTCTCCCGCCATGAGGGGAGAAGTGGCCGGTGCTGCATCCGGCAAGGCGACAAGGGCTTTGAGCTGATCGCCGAGCGCGGCAAAGGTCTCGATATCCTGGTTGATGCAGAACAACCCGATGGCCTTGCCGTCCGTGCCCTTCAGGACGCAAGTGATCGACTTCAGCCGTCGCCCGTCCCAATTGCGTTTGGCATAGGGGCCGATGATATCGGCATCCGCGTCGGCGCCGATCCCGTCATCCGTCAGCGATGCGTCGCCGGGCCGTCGTTTCGAATAGCTGTTGGCGATATGGGCAATCGATCCCGTCTCAAGGTCGTGAAGGACCACTTCGACATGGGGAAAAAACAGCCGCGCAATGGCGTCTGCAAGCGGGATATAGGCATGGATCGGGCTCGTCATGCCCTATCTGTGTCACATTATACACAAATTGTCAAGATTAGATATTTTGTCTAATTTGACCGCGAGGCGCCCTGAACCTTTTCCTCAGCCTGAGAAAACGTCGGGTCGCGTGCAGCCAGTTTCTTGTAAAGATGCGCCATCATCGCGCCGGCAAACAGCGGCGTTGCAAGGTTCAGGATCGGAACGGCAAGGAAGGCGGCGATGATGACGCCAGAGGCCAGAACCGCGCGCGAATGTTTGGCCCGGAATTCCCGTGCCGCAGCCGGCGACAGATGCCGCATTGCGGCGAATTCGAAATATTCGCGGCTGAGCAGGTAGGCGTTGACGACGAAAAACGCGATGAGGTTGATGCCCGGTAGCAGGAGCAGAAACAGTGCGCACAGGTTGCCGACGATGACGACGCCGAGAAATTTGACGGTCGACAGCATCGCCTCGCCGAGTGGCAGCGCCCTGCCGGTTGGATCGGCCGGATAGTCGCGTCGTTCGACGACCTCCGCGACATCATCGAGAAAGAAGCCGGCAATCAGCGCGGTGACGGGCGCCATCAGGAGCGCTAGGCCGAGTGCCAGACCAAGGCTTGCGAAGAGGCCGATGACGAAGGTGAGCCAGCCGGCCCAATCCGGCGTGCCCGGCATCCATTGATCGATGAAGGGCAGGGCGAAATAGAGGAAAGTTTCACGCAGAGCGAGCCACAGCCCGACAAGCACCAGCAGCGTCAGGCCGATCACCTTCCACAGAACCGAGCGCGTCTCAGGTGCAAAGAGGTTGCTAAAGGCAAGCCGTGCCACGTCGAATATCATGCGATGTAACCCTCGTTTTCGCGGGGATTGCTCCCGCACCTCCTCCAGCATGTAGGCAGGCGGTGATCGGGCGACAAGAGAGCCGCCTGCCGACCCGCAACACGCAAAAATCATGTGCGTCCTCAAGGAAGTCGCTGCAAAACCGGCCAGGTGACGATAAGGTGCCGGCGAAAAATAAATACGGAGAACGAGACATGGGCGAGATTGCCGTAAACCGGTCTATCGCGAGCCTCAGCACGCTTCTGCAGACGAGCGCATTGGACGCTGTCGCGCTGACGGAAGCGGTGCTGGAAAAAATAGCTGGCTATGCGGATCGTTCAGTTTTCACGACCCTTCTGCCGGAACGGGCGCGCGCCGAAGCGCAAGCCGCGGCAGGCCGGATTGCCACCGGCCGCTCGCTCGGGCCGCTCGACGGCATCCCCTTCGCCTGGAAGGATCTCTTCGATACCAAGGGAAGTGTGACGACGGCGGCCTCGGCCGTGATGACGGACAATGCGCCGGCAGAGGCGGATGCGGCCATGGTTTCGGCACTTGCCGTGGCTGGCATGGTCAGCATCGGCCGCACCAATCTCAGCGAATTCGCTTTCTCCGGCCTCGGCATCAATCCGCATTTCGGCACGCCGAAAAATGCGGCGTCGACCGATGTGCCGCGCATTCCCGGCGGCTCTTCTTCGGGATCGGCCGTCGCGGTTGCGGCGGGACTTGTGCCGGCTGCTATGGGCACGGATACCGGCGGCTCTGTCCGCATCCCTGCCGCCTTCAACGGTATTGTAGGCTACAAATCGACCCGCGGTCGCTATTCGATGAAGGGTGTCTTCCCGCTGGCGACAAGCCTCGATTCGCTCGGGCCACTGACCCGCACGGTGCAGGACGCCGTATGGATCGACGCTGCCATGCGCGGCCTGACCGCGTCGCCGATCATGCGCGGCGATCTCTCCGGGCTCAAGCTCGTCGTGGCCGAAACCGTGGTTTTCGACGATGCCGAAGCGGGTGTCGTGGCGGCATTCGAGCAAGCCCTGGAACGGCTTTCCGCTGCCGGCGCCACGATCACCCGGCGTGCATTTCCGGTCTTCTCCGAGGTCTATGCGCTCGCCGCCCGCCACGGGCCGCTGATTGCGGCCGAGGCCTACGCCCTGCATCGCGAACGGCTGCAAGGCCCCGACGCTGGCCGCATCGACCAACGCATCGCAGCCCGTATTCGCCTCGGAGAAAAGATCGCGACGTCGGACTACATAGCGATCCTGGCTGAACGCCAGCGGCTGATCGCCGAGTTTGAAGCCTCCTTCGCGCCTGACGAATTGGTTGTGCATCCGACCGTACCGCATGTGGCACCGGCGATCGCACCTCTTGATGCCGATCAGGATCTCTTCGTTAAGACCAACCTGAAAACCCTGCGCAACACCACGATCGGCAATGTGCTCGATGGCTGCGGTGTCTCCATTCCTTGCGGCACCGGTGATGCGGGTATGCCCGTCGGCTTCCTCCTTTCCGGTCGGCGCAACGCCGATGAGCAGTTGCTGTCAGCGGCGCTTGCCGCCGAAGCCGTCATTCGGGGTGAGGCATGATCGCCTGCTTCGATATCGGCGGCTCCGCAATCAAGGCCGCCTATGCCGAAACGCCGGAGCAGGTTGTGACGCTGTCACGCGAGGCGACGCCGCTGCAAAGCTTCGATGAATTCGTGTCGGTTATGGGGAAGGCCATCCACGCTCTGCCGCAAAAGCCAACGCGCGCGGCAGTTTCGATCACTGGCGTCATCGATCCGGACACGCAGAGGATCACCTGCGCCAATATCCCCTGCATCGATGATCGCAGGCTTTCTGCCGATCTTGCCGAACGGCTCGGTCTGCCGGTGTTGATCGCCAATGATGCCGATTGTTTCGCCCTGGCGGAAGCCGGGCTTGGCGCCGGCCGCGGTCACCGCATCGTGCTCGGGGCTATCTTCGGCACGGGCATCGGCGGCGGGCTGGTGGTCGATGGGCATCTGATCAATGCCCACGGCGGCTTTGCTGGCGAGTGGGGTCATGGTCCGGCCGTTGCGTTGCGCGCCGGCAATCCCCCCGTCGAGATCCCGCATTTCGACTGCGGATGCGGCCAGCGCGGGTGCGTCGATTCTGTCGGAGCGGCGCGCGGAATGGAGCGGTTGCACAAACTGCTGCACGATGTTTCGCTGACCAGCGCCGAGATCACGTCGCGATGGGTGGAGGGAGATGCCGATGCCGGCCGCACCATCGATGTGCTTGTCGATCTCGTCAGCTCGCCATTGGCGCTGACCATCAATATCACCGGCGCTACCATCGTCCCGGTCGGGGGCGGCCTTTCCAACGTTCCGGCACTGATCGAGACGATCGACCGAACAGTGAGGACGCGTACCTTGCGGCGCTTCGAACGACCGCTGGTCGTTCCGGGCGAGCTACGGATCGAGCCGGGCCTCATTGGTGCCGCGCTGCTCGGGCTTCAGGCGGAAGGGGATACGCGATGACCGGATGTCGCCTCGAAGTCTGCGTCGATGATGCCACCGGTGTCGATGCCGCCGTTGCCGGCGGCGCCGATCGCATCGAGCTTTGCGCGGCACTCGCGACCGGCGGCCTGACGCCGCCGCCGGGCCTGATGGCCTATGCGGCGCAAGCCCCTGTCCCTTCCTACGCGATGATCCGCCCGCGAGCAGGCAGTTTCGTTTTCGATGCCGGCGAGATCGATATCATGCGATGGGATATTGATGCCGCCCGTACAGCGGGCCTTGCGGGTGTGGTGCTCGGGGCCAACCTGCCTGATGGGCGGCTGGACGCTGAATGCCTTCGGCAACTTGCCCACCACGCCGATAGCCTGGGGCTGACGCTGCACCGCGCCTTCGATCTCGTGCCGGATTTCCGCGATGCCGTCGATCTGGCAGTCGACATCAGCTGTGAGCGTATTCTGACCTCCGGCGGGGCGAAAACGGCGCTGGAAGGGATCGAGACGCTTGCCGAGATTGTTGAACACGCAGCCGGACGCATCTCGATCATGCCGGGTTCCGGTGTGTCGCTCGCCAATGCCGATCTCTTGCGGCAAAGGCTCGGCGTGACCGAACTGCATTCTTCCTGTTCGATTGTGGTGCGGGAAGAGGACAAGCGCCTGGTTTCGCTCGGCTTTGCCGGTAAAAGCACTCGTCGCACGGATGCGGCAACGGTTCGCGCCTTGAAGGAAAGCCTACGGGGATAACCAGCCGCCAGAGACGGCTGGTCAGTCGTTCAGGCCGTATAGACGCACGTCCCGCCGATATAGGTGGCGGCCATATCGAGCTTCTCCGTCAGAACGACGAAATCGGCGTCGTAGCCGGCAGCAAGTCGGCCCTTGTGGTTATCCACCCGCATGGCTTCGGCGGCATAGGTTGAGCCCATGCGCAGCGCCTCGTCCAATGCAATTCCGAGCGTCTCGTGCACGAAACGAATGGACGACAGCATATCGATATCGGCGCCGGCCAGCGTGCCGTCGGCAAGCGCCAGTCGCCCGTCCTTGCGGAAGATCTCGCGACCATTCAAGAAAAAGCCGGTCTGATCCGAACCGATCGTCGACATGGCGTCGGTGACGATGAAGATCCGTCCAGGGCCTTGTTTGGCGCGAAGAGCAGTTCGCATGCTGGCGGGATCGACATGGATGCCATCGGCGATGATGCCGGCATAGAGGCTGCCGAGATCGAGCGTTGCCCCGACCACGCCGGGTTCGCGATTGCCGAGCTGGCTCATTGCGTTGAAAAGATGGGTGACCGTGCGCGCGCCAGCTTCGGCATAGGCCTTGATCGTCGCATACCCAACATCCGTATGGCCGAGGCTGACGATGATGCCGGTCTTGGCGAGGGCTGCAACCTGTTCAATTGTCGTGTTTTCCGGGGCAACCGTCACCATCAGGCCTTCGAAAGCGCCAGCACAGGCGAGCATGGCTTGAAGATCGGCATCTTCCATCGGGCGGATCAGCGACGGATCATGCACACCCTTGCGGGCAACGGAGAGATGCGGGCCTTCGATATGCAGGCCGAGAAAGCCCGGCACACCCGCTTTTACCGCTTCGATGCCGGCTGCGATTGTCTTCGCGCGGATTTCGAACGTATCGGTGATCAGCGTCGGCAGAAGCGCGGTCGTGCCGAATTTCGCGTGTGCTGCGCAAATCTGCCGGATCGCATCGACATCCTGCTGATGGTTGAGCAGCACGCCGCCGCCGCCATTGACCTGCAGGTCGATAAAGCCGGGTACGATCAGCTTGCCGTCGGCAGCGATCGTCCCTGCTCCGGCGGGTGGAGCGGCGTCAGAGATATCGACGACCT
This genomic stretch from Pararhizobium capsulatum DSM 1112 harbors:
- a CDS encoding ROK family protein, with the protein product MIACFDIGGSAIKAAYAETPEQVVTLSREATPLQSFDEFVSVMGKAIHALPQKPTRAAVSITGVIDPDTQRITCANIPCIDDRRLSADLAERLGLPVLIANDADCFALAEAGLGAGRGHRIVLGAIFGTGIGGGLVVDGHLINAHGGFAGEWGHGPAVALRAGNPPVEIPHFDCGCGQRGCVDSVGAARGMERLHKLLHDVSLTSAEITSRWVEGDADAGRTIDVLVDLVSSPLALTINITGATIVPVGGGLSNVPALIETIDRTVRTRTLRRFERPLVVPGELRIEPGLIGAALLGLQAEGDTR
- a CDS encoding amidase; this translates as MAVNRSIASLSTLLQTSALDAVALTEAVLEKIAGYADRSVFTTLLPERARAEAQAAAGRIATGRSLGPLDGIPFAWKDLFDTKGSVTTAASAVMTDNAPAEADAAMVSALAVAGMVSIGRTNLSEFAFSGLGINPHFGTPKNAASTDVPRIPGGSSSGSAVAVAAGLVPAAMGTDTGGSVRIPAAFNGIVGYKSTRGRYSMKGVFPLATSLDSLGPLTRTVQDAVWIDAAMRGLTASPIMRGDLSGLKLVVAETVVFDDAEAGVVAAFEQALERLSAAGATITRRAFPVFSEVYALAARHGPLIAAEAYALHRERLQGPDAGRIDQRIAARIRLGEKIATSDYIAILAERQRLIAEFEASFAPDELVVHPTVPHVAPAIAPLDADQDLFVKTNLKTLRNTTIGNVLDGCGVSIPCGTGDAGMPVGFLLSGRRNADEQLLSAALAAEAVIRGEA
- a CDS encoding copper homeostasis protein CutC, with product MTGCRLEVCVDDATGVDAAVAGGADRIELCAALATGGLTPPPGLMAYAAQAPVPSYAMIRPRAGSFVFDAGEIDIMRWDIDAARTAGLAGVVLGANLPDGRLDAECLRQLAHHADSLGLTLHRAFDLVPDFRDAVDLAVDISCERILTSGGAKTALEGIETLAEIVEHAAGRISIMPGSGVSLANADLLRQRLGVTELHSSCSIVVREEDKRLVSLGFAGKSTRRTDAATVRALKESLRG
- a CDS encoding sulfate transporter family protein; protein product: MIFDVARLAFSNLFAPETRSVLWKVIGLTLLVLVGLWLALRETFLYFALPFIDQWMPGTPDWAGWLTFVIGLFASLGLALGLALLMAPVTALIAGFFLDDVAEVVERRDYPADPTGRALPLGEAMLSTVKFLGVVIVGNLCALFLLLLPGINLIAFFVVNAYLLSREYFEFAAMRHLSPAAAREFRAKHSRAVLASGVIIAAFLAVPILNLATPLFAGAMMAHLYKKLAARDPTFSQAEEKVQGASRSN
- a CDS encoding helix-turn-helix transcriptional regulator translates to MTSPIHAYIPLADAIARLFFPHVEVVLHDLETGSIAHIANSYSKRRPGDASLTDDGIGADADADIIGPYAKRNWDGRRLKSITCVLKGTDGKAIGLFCINQDIETFAALGDQLKALVALPDAAPATSPLMAGDWRETINNAIGEHLSSRSTTLAGLTSGDIDDLLMLLEARGIFEIRKAVPHVAEILRLSRATIYNRLSAARSRAQASGDTE
- the nagA gene encoding N-acetylglucosamine-6-phosphate deacetylase is translated as MSAQTAITGARVFDGDTWHNGKALLLDGGKVVDISDAAPPAGAGTIAADGKLIVPGFIDLQVNGGGGVLLNHQQDVDAIRQICAAHAKFGTTALLPTLITDTFEIRAKTIAAGIEAVKAGVPGFLGLHIEGPHLSVARKGVHDPSLIRPMEDADLQAMLACAGAFEGLMVTVAPENTTIEQVAALAKTGIIVSLGHTDVGYATIKAYAEAGARTVTHLFNAMSQLGNREPGVVGATLDLGSLYAGIIADGIHVDPASMRTALRAKQGPGRIFIVTDAMSTIGSDQTGFFLNGREIFRKDGRLALADGTLAGADIDMLSSIRFVHETLGIALDEALRMGSTYAAEAMRVDNHKGRLAAGYDADFVVLTEKLDMAATYIGGTCVYTA
- a CDS encoding aminotransferase class I/II-fold pyridoxal phosphate-dependent enzyme: MTEGSMRDFALEAYMSKWEFVARYNLTGSDAESLRLPDLIAMADDAERDEFDNLSLSYTQTYGAPALRAEISRTYDTVAPDDVICFAGAEEGIYIAMKVLLTPADHAIVITPNYQAAETIPLSICAVSGVALDMENGWSLDIDKVKAAIRPNTKLISINFPNNPTGKILPREIFDALVALCRQHGIWLFSDEVYRLIERAPELRLPQAVDTYERGLSLNVMSKAYGLPGLRIGWIACKDRDLLQRFERYKHYLSICNSAPSEVLARIALRNREIILARTRGIVRSNIVLLNDFFADFPHLFDWKEPDGGCVAFIRYKGPEGVEAFTQRLVEEAGVFFLPSSVYRSELGPVPQNCLRIGFGHLDLQEGLAALRGFLMRNDPQ